One genomic window of Cinclus cinclus chromosome 6, bCinCin1.1, whole genome shotgun sequence includes the following:
- the CHRM5 gene encoding muscarinic acetylcholine receptor M5, whose protein sequence is MEVNLFSNSTVVNTSSINHKQLEGHSLWEVITIATVTAIVSLITIVGNILVMISFKVNSQLKTVNNYYLLSLACADLIIGIFSMNLYTSYILIGHWTLGSLACDLWLALDYVASNASVMNLLVISFDRYFSITRPLTYRAKRTPKRAGIMIGMAWLISFMLWAPVILCWQYFVGERTVPPEECQIQFLYEPIVTFGTAIAAFYIPVSVMTILYCRIYKETEKRTKDLAELQGSESVAEFETVKPQKTLLKSCFSCKQQNLVKRERCQASWSSSSRSTSATVKASQAASTCMDWAKADQLTTCSSYASSEDEDKLATDSVFQVTYKSPSKSKAEEYNETTDVVVKDQPEESDFENQKYFLSPTKEHVQKSKKCVAYKFRLVVKADGTQEANNGCRKVKITPCSSALSKDPSIKSMDPNINNQITKRKRMVLIKERKAAQTLSAILLAFIITWTPYNIMVLISTFCSDCIPLTLWHLGYWLCYVNSTVNPMCYALCNKTFRKTFKMLLFCQWRKKKVEEKLYWQGNTRLP, encoded by the coding sequence ATGGAAGTCAATTTATTCAGCAATTCTACTGTTGTAAACACTTCATCCATCAACCATAAGCAGTTAGAAGGGCATAGTCTCTGGGAAGTCATTACTATTGCCACAGTAACTGCAATTGTAAGCCTAATAACCATAGTGGGAAATATTCTTGTAATGATATCCTTTAAAGTTAACAGTCAGCTCAAAACTGTCAACAATTACTACTTGCTCAGCCTTGCCTGTGCAGATCTCATCATTGGGATATTTTCTATGAACCTTTATACATCCTATATACTCATAGGCCATTGGACTCTTGGAAGTCTTGCCTGTGACCTGTGGCTAGCACTGGACTATGTAGCTAGCAATGCCTCAGTGATGAACCTCCTAGTCATCAGTTTTGACAGATATTTTTCCATCACAAGGCCTTTAACTTACAGGGCCAAACGCACACCCAAAAGAGCTGGCATCATGATAGGTATGGCTTGGCTAATTTCCTTCATGTTGTGGGCACCCGTAATATTGTGCTGGCAGTATTTTGTGGGTGAGCGAACTGTACCACCTGAAGAGTGCCAGATACAGTTTCTGTATGAACCCATTGTTACCTTTGGCACTGCAATTGCTGCTTTTTACATTCCAGTGTCTGTGATGACCATTCTGTACTGCCGCATTTATAAAGAGACTGAGAAACGCACCAAGGACCTCGCTGAGCTGCAGGGCTCAGAGTCTGTGGCAGAGTTTGAGACAGTAAAGCCTCAGAAAACTCTCCTGAAGTCTTGCTTCAGTTGCAAGCAACAAAACTTAGTAAAAAGAGAAAGGTGTCAGGCTTCTTGGTCTTCATCTAGTCGAAGTACGTCAGCTACAGTGAAGGCCTCCCAGGCAGCGAGTACTTGTATGGACTGGGCTAAGGCTGACCAGTTAACCACCTGCAGCAGCTATGCATCATCAGAAGATGAGGATAAACTTGCCACTGACTCAGTTTTCCAAGTAACTTACAAAAGCCCATCTAAAAGTAAGGCAGAAGAGTATAATGAGACTACAGATGTTGTTGTCAAAGACCAACCTGAAGAAAGTGATTTTGAGAACCAGAAATACTTTTTGTCACCTACCAAAGAACATgtacaaaaaagtaaaaaatgtgtGGCCTATAAATTTCGTTTGGTGGTTAAGGCTGATGGCACCCAGGAAGCCAACAATGGTTGCcgaaaagtaaaaataactcCTTGCTCTTCTGCTCTGTCAAAGGACCCTTCCATCAAAAGCATGGATCCAAATATTAATAACCAAATCACCAAAAGGAAACGGATGGTTCTTATAAAGGAACGCAAAGCGGCACAGACTTTAAGTGCCATCCTTTTGGCTTTTATCATCACATGGACACCCTATAATATCATGGTTTTGATCTCCACATTTTGCTCTGACTGCATTCCCCTGACACTGTGGCACCTTGGATATTGGCTATGCTATGTGAACAGCACTGTTAACCCCATGTGTTATGCCCTCTGTAATAAAACTTTCAGGAAAACTTTTAAGATGCTGCTTTTCTGCcagtggagaaagaaaaaagtggaagAGAAACTATACTGGCAGGGCAATACCAGATTGCCATAA